The Ananas comosus cultivar F153 linkage group 24, ASM154086v1, whole genome shotgun sequence DNA window ACTGCTCTGTGTTTCGAGCCAAAGAAAGGAGGCCATGACTATACAACCTTAAACACTCATCTAGTTTTTGTTGAGTGTCTGCCGATATGACGGCGGATAGGTCTTCCTCTTTCATTAGAGTTAGGACTCGAAACCAGTAGATTATGGAGAGAAGCAGACAATGGGTCCTCTGTTTCAGGCATCGATAGAGGAACCGATGTTGAGGCCTCGGTTGAAGGATCTAAGGGAGGAATTGTAATCCTTTCCGCTTCTCTAtcatctttcttttgttgttaaGTATATAAGAAAGCTTGATTATCAACTAGTAACATATACTATGGTTAGAAGTTTACTGGCCTATAAGAGCTTCTCAGTGCTTCACTCCTTGCTCGAGCAAATACACTTCTTGCAGCTGCAGCAGATGTATTGGAGGATGGTATGTGCTGATCTGCTCTAAACTCTTGCATAGACCCCCTGCCTCTCCCAGTTAATGCCTTCCAGCTCTACCCATTGATCTTCCTCTTCTCCCAATTGGTATACCTCCTCTCATGGCAGAAGCATTGCTTTTTCCTGAAGTTACTGGTGCTCTTCCACCTCTCCCAAGTAGTGATCTTCCTCTTTGATTCACTGGTGGTCTCCCTCCTCGATTCACTGGTGGTCTCCCTCCCTTGCTTTTACTTGTTCCCTCACCAACTATTTCCTCTCTACATACAGTCTTAGTGCAAGATCGAGTGTTGTGTCTGAACTCTTTACACTTCTTATATCTATACTTCTTACCTTCTGTACTAATTGTACCTTTCTTGGGCTCATCAACCGCCctctttctcacttttttaGGTCTACCTAGTTGTCTTCTATATGGAAGTGGCATTATAGGCTCAATCCCAACTTTAGGCCACATTGATGAATCAGGTAGAGGCATGATCATTTGGCTATATGTTCTTATATAGGTCTCCTCTAGAAAGTACTTGTGAACAAACTCCTCCGGTTCCAACTTTTGCTTGAATATTGCAGAGACAACATGCTTACATGGAACCCCAGTGACATCCCACTGCCTACATTCACAAGATGTTGCTGCTAGGTTCATAGTGTATTGCTTTCCATTGCAATTAACTTCGAAAATAGTTTCGTTAGCCCATAATGGCTCACAATGTCtagccttttcttttatttcttccaACTTTGCTTGCACTTTAGGGCATAGAATACCAGGTTGTCTTTCCATATATTGTCTTTTCTCTTGAAACCTTGTCATTATCTGCCTTCTAATCTTCTCCATTAGATCAATGATTGGTAACTCCCTTGCATCTAGTATTGCCCAGTTTCATGcctcttatatattattgcaaagcagatcatatttaatattcGGACTGAAATAAGATCTTGTCCACATTTTTTGTGGCACTTTCATGAGCCAATCATAAGCAGCAAGATTTGCATTCTTCATTTTTTGCATACTCTTTTTCCAATCTTGCATAGTGTATGATGTAGCTGCCTCCCAAAGCAGATCTTTCAATACTTTGCCTTAAACTGTTCTTTGaaattagggcttgtttggttcattcattttgggtatggaatagaatcggtttgatcaaatccgattaattttgtttggttcgcatgaatcggtttgggattcctatttcggactggaatgggaatgacccattagccttcaacttgattccggtcttctagcccggattgagatttcattccggaagcccactaagttctcgaagcccatgtgaccatctcaccctccttctcttcacccctttctcataaaaaaaaaaaaaaaaaactatcctctctcaaaaccctttccctaacccacatcaataaaaggttttaaaaataaatttgatattttttttggaaacttattaaaaaataatattatattttcataaatttaaataatataaatttatatttaagagtaaaattagtattatagtatcctataattttttttgtttatacgaaccaaataatgaaatgtgaataactcattccaatttccaatccacaaataaaccaacattttgggggagtgggccattccaattaccattccaattcattctcattccattatccattctaattccacccttgaaccaaacgagCCCTTATTGTACATATGCTGCACACAAAACCTATGGTCTACTCCTGGAAGTAGGGCATCAAAAACCTCCACCAGACCCTGAGACATTTAAgtacaaaagtaaataaaagttaatagaTTACAGTTAATTCATTATGTTCAAAATTATTTCATTATTGTATTGAATGAAACTTCTTACCTTTTGTCTATCAGATATGAAAGTCCACCCATGAGCCTCCGCTGGTCCGATAGCTTGTAGCAAATTTGTTAAAAACCAATTCCATGAATCCTTTAGTTCTGCTTCTACAACAGCCACTGCAATTGGAAACATCTAATTATTTCCATCTCTACCAATAGCACTAATAAGCTGTCCACCAAATGATCCCTTCAGAAAACAACCATCTATCACAATGATAGGTCTACATCCTTTCTTTAATCCCTTAATTTGAGCATCATATGATACAAAGATCCGCTAAAACACAGGGGCTAACTCTGGATGAGGCTCTCCACATGTAAGAAAGCAAGGCTTCCTGGATTTCTCACCCTGATGATATTGCAATAATCCCACAACTTCATAAACTGCTCTTTATGAGATCCCATTATAGCCTCCTTTGCTTTTCTCTTAGCTCTGTATATTTGGCTTTTAAAGACATCAATGCACAAATCCCTCCTCATTGCCTTCTTCATTGCTAATGTCCCTCATTTTGGATCACATCTCAATTACTCCAAGTATTTATGTGCAATCCAGGATGAAGTAGCTTGGTGGTTTATGAATTGCCTACCACACTTATGCTCAGGTTGCAAAGACTTGATTTAGAAACATTCCTCATATTCATTCCAAGATGCATGAACCCTCCATTCACATCTTTTCTGAGCAATAGTATCTTTCTTGCACTTCACAGTAACTCTATCACCATCATTCTTCACAAAATTGAAGCCATATCCACTTGATATTACATGATGCCTTAGCACTGTTCTAAACTTTGAAGCTAATGCAAATTTCATACCCAATTTAAGCTCTGTTCTCTCCAGATCTCTTTTGTTGTACACAGGGTACTTTGGCCATGAAGGACCATCTTCATCTGATGAAGACATGCTATCAAGATCCTCACTAGGCTGATACTCTGAACTTTGATCATTGTCTTCAACATTTTTTGCTCCTTTCTCATTATCACCAACATGTTTTGGTTCAGAAGTAGTGGAACATCCCTGACCTATCCCATGAGTACCATCTTCCTCCTCTACATTGCGGGTATTAATGCAGAAATCACTATCATTAATACTATCCTCATCACTATCACCAAAGTTGCTCCATTCATCAAATGAACAATCACTTTCTGATCCATCTTCAACATCTTCTTCAACATGAGCCTTGTTTTCTTCAACCCCTCCACTTACATTTCCATCATGAGGCTCACTGATTCCCTACTCACTATCACCAACTACATTTGTATTCTGCTTCACTTGCTTCCCCTGTCCATCTACATCTTTTTGAGCCTCATCTTCAGTGATATTTTTCTGCACTTGCTTCTTAGCATTGTTCAAAAGTTGCTCCATTTATCAAATGAACTATTATTTTCTGATCCATCTTCAACACTTCTTTTGCATGAGCCTTGTTTTCTTCAACCGCTTCACTTACATTTTCATCATGAGGCTCACTGATTCCCTTCTCACTATCACCAACTACATTTGCATTCTGCTTCACTTGCTTCCCCTGTCCATCTACATCTTTTTGAGCCTCATCTTCAGTGATATTTTTCTGCACTTGCCTCTTAGAATTGTTGATATTTTCCTTTAGTTGCTCCCCATATAAACAACCATCTTCAGTGAGCTCATTTAAAGCCTCTGCATCTATCATTTCAGGGGAAACTACATAGAGCAGAAAGACACCAAATTCATCATAGCACTTAAACATCTCTAGAACTGCTTTATCACTATCCACAAGCTTTAGGCCATTAGATATATCTCCAATAGGCATAGTGTAGTATATCATTGATTCTTTCGTTAATCCAAGACTCTAAAGCATATCCCATAATTCAATAATGGACATCAAGTCTGGATCGACATTATTGGCATATGATATTGATCCCCCATAGTATTCTGTTATAGGATCTCCTTCAAAAAATTTACCATAGTGAATTTCGAGAGTCCTCAACTCCATCTGTATGgtacaataaattataaaaaagattaattaagtAGAAAGCTGTGGGACCCCATATAACAAAGCAA harbors:
- the LOC109728535 gene encoding uncharacterized protein LOC109728535; translation: MKKAMRRDLCIDVFKSQIYRAKRKAKEAIMGSHKEQFMKLWDYCNIIRVRNPGSLAFLHVESLIQMAVVEAELKDSWNWFLTNLLQAIGPAEAHGWTFISDRQKGLVEVFDALLPGVDHRFCVQHMQWDVTGVPCKHVVSAIFKQKLEPEEFVHKYFLEETYIRTYSQMIMPLPDSSMWPKVGIEPIMPLPYRRQLGRPKKVRKRAVDEPKKGTISTEGKKYRYKKCKEFRHNTRSCTKTVCREEIVGEGTSKSKGGRPPVNRGGRPPVNQRGRSLLGRGGRAPVTSGKSNASAMRGGIPIGRRGRSMGRAGRH